Genomic DNA from Setaria italica strain Yugu1 chromosome V, Setaria_italica_v2.0, whole genome shotgun sequence:
tttttttcatgttcttTACAGTTTTATTCTATAGCCATGATTCTAGAGCTCAGTTAGAAGATTGTTTCATGAATTATGCATTTCTATAGGTTCTAGGTAACAAGTATCAAAGCAAGCTTCTTGAGGTGATTGATGCCAGGTAAGAATCAATGCTCTAATTTGCTTGTAAGCTACTTCTATGACACTCTTGCCAACTTAAATATACACATTTATTTTATTCAGCGAGTTGCCAGAATTTTTCGGCGGAACTTGCCAGTGCGAAGGTGGTTGCATGAAGGCTGACAAAGGCCCTTGGAAAGATCCCGAAATCATGAAGGTGAGTAATCCAATATAATTCTTTAATCTCATCCTTGTCGTCATCTTTACTACAGATAACCAAAGTCACAGGGCACTAACTCAGTATTCCTACCCACTTTTATGTGAAGATGGTTCAAAGTGGTGCTGGGCAGTGCGTCTCACTCATCTCGGAGGCTGAGGATAAAGTGATTTGTGAAGATGACATCATATATCCTAAGGTAAAAATAATATAAACATTGTCATGATATCATAGTTGTTGATGTCTTTAGCACTATTATTTTAATACTActatttctctctctctctctctctctctctctctaattaTCTAAATTCAAGATACAAGCTTCATTCAACGGGGAGGCACAATTAGCTGGAGATGGTCAGCCCACTTTGTCAAGGAAAATTTCCCGCAGCCGAATTGAACATCCTCAGTTATCACCTGTCCATGAGGATCTTATTCCTACTTCATATCCTGTAAGACATTCTCTATCATTGATTATTCAATGACCAGCAATGACATAATTCATATCGCAATGTTTGTAGTTAAGAGTTTGCTCTAAGTTTGTTCAGCATACAAGCTTAAACCTCAATAATCGCAATACAtgctatgtatatatatgtcCTACTTCTCATTCCTCCGCAAACTTTTTCAGACCCCTGGTTCACCATATTCTTGTGATGTCCCAATGGTTGAAAAGGCCATAGATGCTATTTGCAAGAGTCAGGGAACACTACCAGATGAGAAGCTTGCCATCACCAAAGGTTAGTACCACCCTTACAACTCAAAAAAGTTCAGCAGAGTATTACTACTCATGTTTCCTCCCACTAGTAGACTGACCAAACATTGTTCGTCATCAGCTGTTGTAAATGCCTCTAATGGATCCAACCCTCCACTCTTTGGTGGCATCATAGCACTTGTGATGAGCATTGCAACGATGCTCCGTGTGACCCGCAACATGCCTGGGAAGGTACTTGGTGCTACCATTGGTGGTGATGCTAAATCTGCTACCCTCACAAAAAGTAAATCAAAAGTCCAAGCCCGTCAGCGATCCAAGCTATCACCTGAGGCTGTGAAGGCAGCTGAAGATGTCATATCTATGAAGCGCCTCGCCGAGCTTGAGGAGAAGATCAAGGCACTCCTAACAAAATCTGCAACAATGCCTGCTGATAAGGAGGAGATGCTGCAGGCTGCTGTCACTCGCATCAGTACACTAGAAGAGGAGCTTGCAGCTACAAAGAAGGTATGATCTGCACCTTGTTGGGAAATGTAGTTGTTACCACATTGTAACCAACTAAACCAAAACTGAGTAATAGAAAAGATATTTTTGTATCTTTCTATATCAGTGAATGACCTTAAACACTTAGAAGTACATGATATTTTGCATATTTCTATTCTTTACCAATGAATCTGTTTACAAAACTACTTTGATGTGGGTTTTGTAGGCCTTGCAGAAGACTCTTGAGTGTCAAGGGGAGATCATTGCGTACattgagaagaaaaagaagaagaaaagcaagGTAACtaacttgagaaaaaaaataatgaattaAAATATGTCTAAATTAGTAGATACAATTGTTGTCAGTTCTTCTTCCTCAAAAATAGTGATGTTCACTTAACCATAGTGGTATAATGCTATGATTCTAATCCAATGATTTTGCTGGAATTTGTTTCCAAATTAATCTGGATTTAAAACTATGTTCCATCCACTACAACGAGTTACATCCCCTCATTTCATGAGATTAACATTGCCTTTTTGAAATTATGCTTGCAGCGTTTATTTCGTTGGTAGAAGTGAAACATGTGTTGAATTGTTCATGTCTGGGAGAAGAGCTTTTGTGTGCGATGGAAGAGAGTGAGTTGGTGTTTGCATCTACTGTGATTCTAATTGTAACATATAATGTTCTTTTGTTCTTCTTTTTGTAGCATATGATgttcttttattctttttttccccaaTATTGCTGCAAATTATTTGTCCAAGACACATATTCGTTTACCTCACCATGTGGATGTGATGCCAAATTGTCAATCCCGCCATTGCTATGGACAATTATGGATGGATGGACTGCTGAGTATATATTGCCAATATAAGTATATTTATTATAAATTTGTGAGAATATACTCTCTTTGCACATGTTGCATGCTTTATCTGTACATTTACTCTTTTTTATCCTAGAATCAATTATGTCAAACTTTTTAAAGATCAGCTACTAAAATGTTTATAATCAATGGTACTAAATTGTCTTTGAAATGGCATACATAAAGTATAACACTTTAGTATTTCTTGCCATATATAAAACAAATTTAGTCGACTTTGCATCTTGGAGGCAATGTAAAATGCAACTTGCCAAAGAATTGAGATTGTGTGCGTGTGTTTTTAGTGACGAGTGTGCGTACGTATATGTGAGCGTCTGCATCTGTCCTATGtgatttgcaaaaaaagaaTTGAGATTATGCTGTTTTGAAACCTTGTCACACCTAGTTTTAAGGATAAATAGAACTCGGTCTTTATGCACTTCTTATGACATCGGGATTTATATGCACTTCTTATGACATCGGGATTTAAAGACAAACCGAACGTTAACTTTATGCATGGCCAAGATCATTTTTTATGCATACATTGACTTGATTAGTGAACAACAAAACAATCTTCATTACATAGCATAGAATTGATTACAAAATGATTCGAGGGTcttaaagaaaaagaattacatTTTGTTAAACTATCGCAACAGAGTAGGCACTAATTTTCATATGAAGTCAACGGAGGGC
This window encodes:
- the LOC101763275 gene encoding phosphatidylinositol/phosphatidylcholine transfer protein SFH12 produces the protein MAEALLGPHEHRLSSALDGHYDEKRKSNVEYSEDEKKAMIASLKKKAMSASQKLRHSMKRGRKSSKVMSISILDERDPEEVQAVDAFRQLLVLEELLPSQHDDYHMMLRFLKARKFDIEKAKQMWSDMLKWRKEFGADTILEEFEFEEADKVAQCYPQGYHGVDKEGRPVYIERLGQIDVNRLMQVTTMDRFVKNHVKEFEKNFAVKFPACSIAAKRHIDQSTTILDVQGVGMKQFSKAARELIGMLQKIDGDNYPETLCRMFIINAGQGFRLLWSTVKSFLDPKTTAKIHVLGNKYQSKLLEVIDASELPEFFGGTCQCEGGCMKADKGPWKDPEIMKMVQSGAGQCVSLISEAEDKVICEDDIIYPKIQASFNGEAQLAGDGQPTLSRKISRSRIEHPQLSPVHEDLIPTSYPTPGSPYSCDVPMVEKAIDAICKSQGTLPDEKLAITKAVVNASNGSNPPLFGGIIALVMSIATMLRVTRNMPGKVLGATIGGDAKSATLTKSKSKVQARQRSKLSPEAVKAAEDVISMKRLAELEEKIKALLTKSATMPADKEEMLQAAVTRISTLEEELAATKKALQKTLECQGEIIAYIEKKKKKKSKRLFRW